One genomic segment of Impatiens glandulifera chromosome 6, dImpGla2.1, whole genome shotgun sequence includes these proteins:
- the LOC124942393 gene encoding uncharacterized protein LOC124942393 isoform X2, which yields MGYDRFGPVLAMGIVLMIIVSIQVSAQRPTPSQCSRERQQGIDNCKEMIFGKPPSAACCRVIRTGHYECACPAIDAKLAALLDVKKVSKILRDCGRAVPRRFKCGSLYFP from the coding sequence ATGGGTTATGACCGGTTCGGACCAGTTCTAGCCATGGGCATAGTTTTAATGATAATTGTATCGATCCAGGTCTCAGCTCAGCGCCCAACTCCAAGTCAGTGCTCTCGTGAGAGACAACAAGGCATTGACAACTGTAAGGAAATGATTTTTGGGAAACCTCCTTCTGCCGCTTGTTGTAGGGTCATAAGAACCGGTCATTATGAATGTGCCTGCCCCGCCATCGATGCAAAGTTGGCGGCTCTTCTCGATGTCAAGAAGGTGTCGAAGATCTTAAGAGACTGTGGCCGAGCTGTTCCACGCcgattcaagtgtggaa
- the LOC124942393 gene encoding uncharacterized protein LOC124942393 isoform X1 — MGYDRFGPVLAMGIVLMIIVSIQVSAQRPTPSQCSRERQQGIDNCKEMIFGKPPSAACCRVIRTGHYECACPAIDAKLAALLDVKKVSKILRDCGRAVPRRFKCGSLYFP, encoded by the exons ATGGGTTATGACCGGTTCGGACCAGTTCTAGCCATGGGCATAGTTTTAATGATAATTGTATCGATCCAGGTCTCAGCTCAGCGCCCAACTCCAAGTCAGTGCTCTCGTGAGAGACAACAAGGCATTGACAACTGTAAGGAAATGATTTTTGGGAAACCTCCTTCTGCCGCTTGTTGTAGGGTCATAAGAACCGGTCATTATGAATGTGCCTGCCCCGCCATCGATGCAAAGTTGGCGGCTCTTCTCGATGTCAAGAAGGTGTCGAAGATCTTAAGAGACTGTGGCCGAGCTGTTCCACGCcgattcaagtgtggaa GCTTATACTTTCCATGA
- the LOC124942478 gene encoding NAD-capped RNA hydrolase DXO1-like has protein sequence MNLSEQGLDLFGEDYEDDDGQVKEEGNPDESRRSSSASSSAASSSSSSASSSNRSNSSGDSGSGSGSGSGSASGGDDGGDDEDNGEVRSNHYIEDDGKDLFGSDNEDYVKTPAVSTYPVPALPPVVRASIDHQATRGGRGRGRWQNDRGAGLLPKPSGAYSQRGGRYGYNPRYNSARQDERFVSELRLSKSEETLARKGISLQEPSELAFYSRVESGEVFFDERSLRLFNRLTTNPIGVDLNQGFETFIEKKDLGSQGFGNLLAAIRNKNISLQNMHFVTFRNNLNKIMATAYIRNEPWEMGVHKRNGVVFLDVHKITEQPKSSHHERCCYWGYAFESLATDDSNRGPTAEIHHINANVEFCSVVKTKLGPHRILMGAEMDCCDSPDNGKRFYIELKTSVELDQYNEEKFEREKLLKFWIQSFLAGVPYIIIGFRNDAGVLVRTERLRTKDITHRVKMKGYWQGGACLGFADEVLCWLYGTVKENENYILQFVHPFTRLELLTTNSCPEEITNHVEQL, from the exons ATGAACTTATCCGAGCAAGGTTTAGACTTATTTGGTGAAGATTACGAAGATGATGATGGACAAGTGAAAGAAGAAGGGAACCCAGATGAGAGTCGCCGATCCTCTTCTGCTTCTTCATCAGCtgcatcttcttcatcttcatcggcATCTTCGTCCAATCGAAGCAATAGCAGTGGAGACAGCGGAAGTGGTAGCGGTAGTGGAAGCGGAAGCGCTAGTGGTGGAGATGACGGCGGGGATGATGAGGATAATGGAGAAGTTAGGTCGAATCATTATATTGAAGACGATGGAAAAGATCTTTTTGGTTCTGATAATGAAGATTATGTCAAGACACCTGCTGTTAGTACTTACCCAGTTCCTG CTTTGCCCCCAGTAGTCCGTGCTTCTATCGATCACCAGGCTACTAGAGGGGGTCGTGGGCGTGGACGCTGGCAGAATGATAGAGGAGCAGGTCTTCTTCCTAAACCTAGCGGGGCTTATTCTCAAAGAGGGGGCAGATATGGCTATAATCCAAGATATAATAGTGCTCGTCAAGATGAAAGATTTGTTTCAGAGTTGAGGCTTTCAAAAAGTGAAGAAACGCTGGCAAGGAAAGGTATATCCCTTCAGGAg CCTAGTGAACTTGCTTTCTACAGTCGAGTGGAAAGTGGGGAAGTTTTTTTTGATGAGCGCAGCCTG AGGCTCTTTAATCGACTTACAACAAATCCCATTGGAGTAGACTTGAATCAAGGCTTTGAAACTTTTATTGAGAAGAAAG ATTTGGGATCTCAAGGATTTGGCAACCTTCTTGCTGCCATTAGGAACAAGAATATCTCACTTCAGAACATGCACTTTGTG ACTTTCCGAAATAACCTCAACAAG ATAATGGCTACTGCTTATATCAGGAACGAGCCTTGGGAAATGGGTGTTCACAAAAGAAATGGAGTTGTGTTTTTGGATGTGCATAAAATTACAGAGCAGCCAAAGAGTTCGCATCACGAACGATG TTGCTACTGGGGATATGCTTTTGAATCCCTTGCCACAGATGATTCTAATAGAGGGCCTACCGCAGAAATACATCATATCAACGCCAATGTTGAGTTTTGTTCTGTTGTTAAGACCAAATTAGGACCTCATCGCATCCTAATGGGCGCTGAAATGGATTGTTGTGATTCACCTGATAATGGAAAAAGATTTTATATTGAACTTAAGACGAGCGTTGAG TTGGATCAATATAATGAGGAaaaatttgagagagagaaattgCTTAAGTTCTGG ATTCAATCATTCTTAGCCGGAGTACCTTACATTATTATTGGATTTAG GAACGATGCAGGCGTGCTTGTGCGAACAGAAAGACTTAGAACCAAAGACATCACTCATAGAGTGAAGATGAAGGGATATTGGCAG GGCGGAGCTTGCCTAGGTTTTGCTGATGAAGTTCTGTGCTGGTTGTATGGAACTGTTAAAGAGA ATGAAAACTACATTTTGCAGTTTGTTCATCCATTCACCCGCTTAGAACTCCTAACAACAAATTCATGTCCAGAGGAAATCACCAATCATGTCGAGCAATTATAG